A DNA window from Thiopseudomonas alkaliphila contains the following coding sequences:
- the mnmA gene encoding tRNA 2-thiouridine(34) synthase MnmA — protein MYNPATTRVIVGMSGGVDSSVSALLLLQQGYQVEGLFMKNWEEDDGTEYCTAKEDLADAQAVCDKLGIKLHTANFAAEYWDEVFEHFLEEYQAGRTPNPDILCNREIKFKAFLDYAHHLGADLIATGHYVRRLDIDGESRLYKGLDNNKDQSYFLHAVGGTEIGQSLFPVGELEKPAVRALAEQHGLITAKKKDSTGICFIGERRFTDFLKQYLPAQPGEIQTVDGEVIGQHSGLMYHTIGQRQGLGIGGLKDASEEPWYVLAKDLARNVLIVGQGNEHPWLYSRSLTASEIFWINPIDLSQPLQLSAKVRYRQPDQRCVLSRTEQGYVVTFEQPQRAVTPGQSIVFYQDDLCLGGGVIETTQPWDEEIQRP, from the coding sequence ATGTATAACCCAGCTACTACCCGTGTCATCGTTGGTATGTCCGGCGGTGTTGATTCTTCTGTGTCGGCCCTCTTGCTCTTGCAGCAAGGCTATCAGGTGGAAGGCCTGTTTATGAAAAACTGGGAAGAAGACGACGGCACTGAATACTGCACCGCCAAAGAAGACCTCGCTGACGCCCAAGCCGTATGCGATAAACTGGGGATCAAGTTGCACACTGCTAACTTTGCCGCCGAGTACTGGGACGAGGTATTTGAACACTTTTTAGAAGAGTATCAAGCGGGCCGCACACCTAACCCAGATATTTTGTGTAACCGCGAAATTAAGTTTAAAGCCTTTCTAGACTATGCTCATCACTTAGGCGCTGATCTAATTGCCACCGGTCATTATGTTCGCCGCTTAGACATTGATGGTGAAAGCCGTCTATATAAAGGTCTTGATAACAACAAAGACCAAAGTTATTTCTTACATGCGGTTGGTGGCACAGAAATTGGCCAAAGCTTGTTTCCCGTGGGTGAACTAGAAAAACCAGCGGTTCGCGCTCTAGCCGAGCAACATGGCTTAATCACCGCAAAAAAGAAAGACTCTACTGGCATCTGCTTTATTGGCGAGCGACGCTTTACTGACTTTTTAAAACAGTATTTACCCGCTCAACCTGGTGAGATTCAAACCGTAGACGGCGAAGTCATTGGCCAGCACAGCGGTCTGATGTACCACACCATTGGTCAGCGCCAAGGCTTAGGTATTGGTGGCCTAAAAGATGCCAGCGAAGAGCCTTGGTACGTACTTGCTAAAGATCTAGCGCGTAACGTACTGATTGTCGGCCAAGGTAATGAGCATCCGTGGCTCTATTCGCGCAGTTTAACGGCCAGTGAAATCTTTTGGATTAATCCCATTGATTTAAGCCAACCATTGCAGCTGAGCGCTAAAGTTCGCTATCGCCAGCCTGATCAGCGCTGCGTCCTGAGCCGTACCGAGCAAGGCTATGTGGTGACCTTTGAGCAACCACAGCGTGCCGTAACGCCAGGCCAGTCGATTGTGTTTTATCAAGACGATCTGTGCTTAGGTGGCGGCGTCATTGAAACCACCCAACCTTGGGATGAGGAGATCCAACGACCATGA
- the hflD gene encoding high frequency lysogenization protein HflD gives MSIEQERLIALAGVFQAAAAVDRLAQTGQTPSGTLSCLLNSLLITNPQNTLEVYGGDDLNLRDGYKALEAALRRDPGNLPRQTLRYALNLITLEAQLERNEELIDVISQRLPLIQTKVEQFGLTHDNVIASLGALYQDTVSTFKQRIQVHGDMRYLQQEMVAAKVRALLLAGIRSAMLWRQLGGHRWQLVFSRKKMLNLLTQRPSF, from the coding sequence ATGAGTATTGAGCAAGAACGTTTAATTGCCTTAGCCGGTGTTTTTCAAGCTGCCGCAGCAGTCGATCGTTTAGCTCAAACTGGGCAAACGCCCAGCGGCACCTTAAGTTGCCTACTAAATAGTCTGTTAATTACCAACCCGCAAAACACCTTAGAAGTGTATGGTGGCGATGACTTAAATCTGCGCGATGGCTATAAAGCCTTAGAGGCAGCATTGCGCCGTGATCCAGGTAACTTGCCTCGCCAAACCTTGCGCTATGCGCTGAATTTAATCACCCTAGAAGCCCAGTTAGAGCGCAATGAGGAGCTGATTGATGTCATCAGCCAACGCTTGCCCTTGATTCAAACCAAGGTCGAGCAATTTGGCTTGACCCATGACAATGTGATTGCTTCCTTAGGCGCGCTCTACCAAGACACAGTCAGTACCTTTAAACAGCGTATTCAAGTACATGGTGATATGCGCTATCTGCAACAGGAGATGGTCGCCGCTAAAGTGCGTGCCCTCTTACTCGCCGGAATTCGCAGCGCCATGCTCTGGCGACAACTGGGTGGTCACCGCTGGCAGCTGGTATTTAGTCGCAAAAAAATGCTCAATCTACTGACCCAACGTCCTAGCTTCTGA
- a CDS encoding DMT family transporter, with protein sequence MQESQPLQGALLLGVSALLFALMGVAIRYATQSGINNEIVVFSRNLVGVIFFLPLLLRKGLAPLKTTRLKSHFLRTFSGLAAMYCFFYAIAHLPLADAMLFTYSAPIFTPIIAYFWLKEPLTPRVLVFSAIGLLGVALVAKPSNSLFNSLSLIGLAASLLAAIAYVSIRQMSDTEPAYRIVFYFAFFSALVSAVPLTWAWQTLTHAQLLWLGLAGLLAAFAQITMSRAYTLAPPSIISPVAYSAIIFAGLLAWFFWQETPDPLSIGGAVLIISASLMSLFLRKR encoded by the coding sequence ATGCAAGAGAGCCAACCACTACAAGGCGCTCTCTTGTTGGGAGTTTCTGCCTTACTCTTTGCTTTGATGGGGGTGGCTATCCGTTACGCCACCCAGTCTGGGATTAACAACGAAATCGTGGTGTTTTCAAGAAACCTCGTTGGCGTTATCTTTTTTTTACCGCTGCTACTACGTAAAGGCCTAGCGCCTCTTAAAACCACGCGCCTTAAATCGCACTTCTTACGTACCTTTTCGGGTCTTGCGGCGATGTATTGCTTTTTTTACGCAATCGCGCACTTACCCCTAGCTGACGCCATGCTGTTTACTTACTCAGCACCTATTTTTACCCCAATTATTGCCTACTTTTGGCTCAAAGAGCCGCTGACCCCAAGGGTATTAGTTTTTTCAGCCATTGGTTTACTCGGCGTAGCACTAGTAGCCAAGCCTTCTAATAGCTTGTTTAACAGCCTGTCCTTGATTGGTTTAGCTGCCAGCTTACTCGCTGCCATTGCCTATGTTTCAATTCGGCAAATGAGCGATACCGAGCCTGCCTATCGGATAGTGTTTTATTTTGCCTTCTTTAGTGCCTTAGTGTCCGCCGTGCCACTGACTTGGGCTTGGCAAACGCTAACCCACGCCCAACTGCTTTGGCTGGGACTCGCTGGACTACTGGCCGCCTTTGCTCAGATCACCATGTCAAGGGCCTACACTTTGGCACCGCCATCCATTATCTCGCCGGTAGCCTATAGTGCGATTATTTTTGCCGGCTTACTGGCTTGGTTTTTTTGGCAAGAAACCCCTGATCCACTCTCGATTGGTGGTGCAGTTTTAATCATTAGCGCCAGCCTAATGTCATTGTTCCTGCGTAAACGCTAA